Below is a window of Actinomycetota bacterium DNA.
GGAAGAAGGGAGGGAAGCCCTCCCTGGAGACGAGACTCACCCCGCAGTTGCGCCTGGAGACCCCCATCATGTTCTCGGCCATCTCCTACGGGGCCATCAGCTACAACGCCTGCGAGTCGCTGGCGCGCGCGGCGGCTGAGATGGGCACCTACTACAACACCGGCGAGGGAGGGTTGCACCGCAATCTCTACAAATACGGGGACCACACCATCTGCCAGGTGGCCTCGGGGCGCTTCGGGGTGCATGCCGATTACCTCGAGGTGGCAGCGGCTCTGGAGATAAAGATAGGGCAGGGAGCCAAGCCCGGCATCGGGGGACATCTCCCGGGGGAGAAGGTGAGCGCGGAGATATCGCGCACGCGCATGATCCCCAAGGGCACAGACGCCATCTCGCCCGCGCCTCACCACGACATCTATTCCATCGAGGACCTGGCCCAGCTCATCTATGCACTGAAGGAGGCCACCCACTGGGAGAAGCCGGTGTCGGTGAAGATCGCCGCCGTGCACAACTCCGCCGCCATCGCCTCGGGCATCGTGCGGGCGGGAGCGGATATCGTGGCCCTGGACGGCATCCGGGGGGGCACGGGAGCGGCGCCCACCATGATCCGCGACAACGTGGGCATCCCCATAGAGCTGGCCCTGGCCGCGGTGGACACCCGCCTGCGCGAGGAGGGCATCCGCAACCGCGCCAGCGTGGTGGTGGCGGGCGGCATCCGCAGCTCGTCCGACGTCATCAAGGCCATCGCCCTGGGGGCGGACGCGGTCTACATCGGCACCGCCGCCCTGGTGGCCATGGGCTGCCACGTGTGCCAGAAATGCTATACAGGCAAGTGCAACTGGGGCATCGCCACCCAGGACCCCTACCTATCCAAGCGCCTCAATCCCGAGGTGGGCGCCCGGCGCCTGGTCAACCTGCTCACCGGCTGGTCCCACGAGATCATGGAGATGCTGGGAGGCATGGGCATCAACGCCATCGAGAGCCTGCGCGGGAACCGCCTGCGCCTCCGGGGAGTCGGCCTGACGCAGGAGGAACTGGATATCCTGGGCATAAAGCATGCCGGGATCTGACCCCGGCCTGGAGGCGTAGGGACGCGAGCGGAACGGAGAGGGTTTGACAGAGGTATAGAATAGAGGAAAAGGGAAAGAAAACCGGGTGGAGAAGAAAATCATCAGATTGTAAAAGGTGCCGCGGACGAAGAGGGTGATGAGTACATGAAGATCGAGGTCGACCACCATGCCGGACTGCCGGGCGTCTTCACGCGCCAGAACGGCAAGGTGAAGATCAACGCCGGCACGCTCCATTACCGCGAGCTCAACAACATGGTGAAGGGGGCGGCCGCCGAAGGACTGGAGGAGATAGAGCTGGAGAACGTCTACGGCCAGCGC
It encodes the following:
- a CDS encoding alpha-hydroxy-acid oxidizing protein encodes the protein MALKSYILPQYLVERDDYRCIRCEVCARQCAFDVHWYDEEEDAVFADESRCVGCLRCATLCPTNALVVRHNPTQIPPNANWTRDVLHNIYKQAETGGVLLTGMGCDKGYPIYWDRIVLDASQVTNPSIDPLREPMELRTYLGAKPDVVKVGKKGGKPSLETRLTPQLRLETPIMFSAISYGAISYNACESLARAAAEMGTYYNTGEGGLHRNLYKYGDHTICQVASGRFGVHADYLEVAAALEIKIGQGAKPGIGGHLPGEKVSAEISRTRMIPKGTDAISPAPHHDIYSIEDLAQLIYALKEATHWEKPVSVKIAAVHNSAAIASGIVRAGADIVALDGIRGGTGAAPTMIRDNVGIPIELALAAVDTRLREEGIRNRASVVVAGGIRSSSDVIKAIALGADAVYIGTAALVAMGCHVCQKCYTGKCNWGIATQDPYLSKRLNPEVGARRLVNLLTGWSHEIMEMLGGMGINAIESLRGNRLRLRGVGLTQEELDILGIKHAGI